GGCGACGAAGGGCACGATGGCGGCGCCCGACACGTCTGAACGGTGAAGGCCACCTGCAACACTGGGGGCACAACCAACTTCTCTGGGAGGAAAACCATGACGAAGCTCCGCACGTCCGCCCTCGCCCTCGTCCTCGCGGCCGGCACGGCAGCCGGTGTCACCGGCTGCTCGAGCAAGGAGGCTCCGAAGGCCAAGGACGCCTGGAACAAGGCCCAGGACACCGCCGGCGCCTACAAGAGCCTCGAGCTCAAGGGCGAAGGCACCTCGGACGGCAAGCCGGCCACGATGACGGCCAAGGGCGACGTCAACGGCGGCAAGCTCGAGATGAGCGGCAAGATCGGCGACGGCACGATGGACCTCATCACGGTTGACTCCAAGAACTACATGAAGGCCAACAAGGCCTTCTTCACGCAGACGAGTTCGGGTTCGCCCGCGGCATCCAACACGGACAAGATCGCCGACAAGTGGCTCGAGATGCCGGCGGACGGTTCGTCCAACACCGGGTTCAAGGAACTCATCGACAACATCAAGAACGACTCCTCGGAGCCGAACAAGAAGCTGCTCTCCGACAAGGCCACCGTGTCGGAGGACAATGTCGACGGCAAGGATGCCTGGAAGATCCAGAGTGAGGACAAGAAGGTCACCGCGTGGGTGTCGCAGGAGGATCGCCGCGACATCCTCAAGACCGAGGGCTTCGACAGCGCCTCCGTCGCCTCCACGTCGGGCTCGTCGGCGAAGTCCGATGAGTCGATGAAGACGGTGACGTTCCTGTCGCACGACAAGGATTACGGCATCAAGGCACCGAGCGGTGCCACGTCCATCACGGACGCGATGGGCAGCTGAGCTGTCCCCCGCCTCCCCGACAGGACGACCGCGTTGCCCGCGTCCCGCACGCTCAGCACCATCGCCGTGACGGCGGTGGTGCTGAGCGGCTGCACGATGGGGCATGACGCGGGGCAGCCCGCGTCGGGTCCGGTGAAGGGCCCGTCGGGGAGCTCGACGGCACCAGGCACCGCATCGATGAGCGCCTCGGCCCCTGCGGAACAGCCGAGCGCGAAGGATGTCTGGTCGCGCACCCAACAGTCGGTGTGCGGTTACACCTCCCTGTCGTTGACAGGAACGGACAGCGCGGACGGCTCCGGCCCCAGGGCCACCTTCCTCGGCGAGCTGGACGGCGAGCCGTCGGAGATGTCCTACGAGGGTGACGAGGTGGGCCACGTGACGATGCGTCGCATCTCCCATGACGTCTACCTCAAGGGCGATCGCACGTACTGGGATTCCGTCGACAAGGACGACCCGTCCCTCCAGGGCTCGAGCCCACCGGCGAACCGGTGGATCAAGGTGCCCGAAAGCGCCTTCGGCCAGAAGGACCTGTCCGACCTCAGCGCCAAGTCGTACATCGAGGCCATGGGCGACACCACCGACGCCAAGTGGGGTCACCTCGGCGACGGCACCCTGACGCCCGAGACGCTCGACGGCAGGCCGGCGTACAAGATCGTCAGCGCTGACGGAGACACTCGCGCCTGGGTGACCACCGACGACACGCACGACCTCCTCAAGGTCGTCGACGAGGCCGCGGGCACGGACGACCTGGGCACGGCGACGTTCTCACGCTGGAACGAGAAGATCGCGGTGCCGCGCCCCGTCGGCGCTCTCGACGGTGGGGAGATGGCGCCGGACCCGTCACCGTCCGGCGAGGCCACGACCTGACGCGTGGCCGGCCGCCGGTTCGGGCGCCGCGTGAGGCACGACACGCCTACGTCAGGACCATGGTCCCCACGGATTGCGGAACTCACCCCGTAGCGTGGTTGTGAAAGTCTTCACATTCGTCTCGTCGAGGGGTCACTCATGGATGCCTTGGAGCTGGCGAGATGGCAGTTCGCCATCACGACGGTCTACCACTTCCTGTTCGTGCCGATCACGATCGGCTTGTCTGCCGTCGTCGCCGGTTACCACACCGCATGGTTGCGCACGGGTAACACGCAGCATCTGAGGGTCGCGAAGTTCCTCGGCAAGCTGTTCACGATCAACTTCGCGCTCGGTCTCGTCACCGGCATCGTGCAGGAGTTCCAGTTCGGCATGAACTGGAGCGACTACTCGCGTTTCGTCGGCGACATCTTCGGCGCGCCGCTCGCGATCGAGGCGCTGCTCGCGTTCTTCCTCGAGTCGACGTTCCTCGGTCTGTGGATCTTCGGCTGGGGCCGACTGCCGAAGAAGCTGCACGCCGCGACGATCTGGATCGTCCACATCGGCACGGTGCTGTCGGCGTACTTCATCCTCGCCGCGAACTCGTTCATGCAGAACCCCGTCGGTTACAAGTACAACCCGACGACGCACCGCGCGGAGCTCACCGACTTCGTCGCCGTCCTGACGAACAAGGTCCAGCTCGTCACGTTCCCGCACGTCATCGCGAGCTCGTACATGGTCGGTGGCGCCGTCGTCATGGGCGTCATGCTGTGGAATCTGCGCAAGCGCACTCTTGCTGCCGAAGCAATCAAGGGTGAAACTCTCGAAGGCCGTTCCGACGGTTCGACGGGCGCGACGAAGTTGGCGTCGACCTCCGACGACCTCACGATGTACCGCAAGGGCTCGCGCGTCGGCGCGATCGTCCTGCTCGTCTCGAGCCTGTTCGTCGTCATCACCGGCGACCTGCAGGGCAAGGTCATGACCGAGGTGCAGCCGATGAAGATGGCTGCCGCCGAGGCGTTGTACGAGACGCAGGAGAAGGACGCGCCGTTCTCGATCTTCACCGTCGGTACGCGTGACGGCAAGCAGGAGAAGTTCGCGGTCACCGTGCCCAACCTGCTGTCGTTCCTCGCGACGGGTGACTTCCACGGCAAGGTCGAGGGCATCAACAACCTCGAGGAATCCCAGAGGGCCAAGTACAGCGGCAACGAGCTGACGGCGGCGGACACGTACGCGCCTAACATCATGTGGTCGTACTGGAGCTTCCGCTGGATGATGGGTTGGGGCGCGATCTCCATGCTCATCGCCTGCTGGGTGCTGTGGCTGACCCGCAAGGGCCGCAACGCGACGAACCGCTGGATGGGACCGGCCGCCCTCGTCGGCGCGCTGTCGCCGGTCGCGGCGATGAGCATCGGCTGGATCTTCACCGAGATCGGCCGTCAGCCGTGGATCGTCAACGGCCTCATGACGACGAAGCAGGGCGTCAGTCCGAGCGTCACCTCGGGTGAGGTGCTGACGTCGATGATCGTCTTCACACTGCTGTACGGCGCACTCGCCGTCGTCGAGGTGAAGCTGTTCATGGACTACATGAAGAAGGGCGCCGAGCCCGTCGCCTCCGACGGTGAGGATCTGCCCGGTGGTCACGACGATGGCCACGGCTCCGCCGGTTCCGACGATGACGAACTCGCGTTCGCGTACTGATAGGCGAGGTTGAACGATGGAACTCACCACTTTCTGGTTCATCATCATCGGCGTGCTCTGGACGGGTTACTTCGTCCTCGAGGGCTTCGACTTCGGTGTTGGCATGCTGCTTCCCGTGCTCGGCAAGGGCAAGGCGGAGGCGACGGGCGTCACCGACCCGGTCACCGACCACATCGGCGAGAACGAGCGACGCCGCCGCGTCATGCTCAATACGATCGGCCCGGTCTGGGACGGCAACGAGGTGTGGGTGCTCACTGCTGGTGGCGCGACCTTCGCCGCGTTCCCGAACTGGTACGCGACGCTGTTCTCGGGCGCCTACCTGCCGCTGCTGCTCATCCTCGTCGCGCTCATCGTGCGCAACATGGGCTTCGAGTACCGCCACAAGCGTGACTCCGACGGCTGGCGCCGCGGCTGGGACGCCGCCATCGTGTTCGGTTCGTTCCTGCCGGCGATCCTCTGGGGCGTCGCGCTGACGAACATCGTCCACGGCCTGCCGATCAACCAGGACATGGAGTACACGGGCAACCTGCTCACCATGCTCAACCCGGTGTCGCTTCTCGGCGGCGTCACGACGATGCTCGTGTTCATGACGCACGGCTGCTTCTTCGTCGCGCTCAAGACCGACGGCGCCATCCGTCACGACGCTCGCGCGCTCGGCACGAAGATCGGCCTCGCGGCCGCCGTCGCCGCCGTCGTCCTGCTGCTGTGGCTGGGCATCGAAGGCGGGTCGGTGTGGTCGTGGATCACGACCGTCGCACTCGCCGTCATCTTCCTCACCGGGCTGTTCTTCAACATGCGCGGCAAGGAGGGCCTGGCGTTCCTGTGCACGTTCGTCGCGATCGCCCTGTTCGTGCTGACGTACTTCCTCATGCTGTTCCCGAACGTCATGCCGAGCTCGACGAACCCGGCGTGGTCGCTGACGACGACGAACGCGGCGAGCTCGCACCACACGCTCGTCATCATGACGTGGGTCGCGCTGATCTTCACCCCGATCGTCCTCATCTACCAGAGCTGGACGTACTGGGTGTTCCGCAAGCGCATCACGACGCGTCACATCCCCAAGGCGGTCGACCCGAGCCGCCCCGACCCGATCAAGGTCCACTGACGACTCACGTCAGGCCCACGATCGCCCCATGACTTCGCTGTGAGCGAAGGTGCAACAGCAAGCGCCACCACCCCGAGCGGGATGGTGGCGCTTGCTGCGTCGTCCGCCATGGACCGACGAGTGCATGGGATCAACAAGAACGAAGCGAAAGAGCTCGTGCCGTCGTTCTCGCGACGCTCCCGGTATCATCCTGACCCCGTGACCACGACACCCACCGCGCCTGCGGCCGCTGAGCGCCGCGCCCGCGGTTTCTGGCTTCTCGCTGCGGCGTTTCCCATCCTCATGGCCTACTCGACCGTGCCGACGCCGATCTATCCGCTCTACCAACGCCACGATCACTTCCCCACCGTGATGATCACCGCCATCTTCGCGGCCTACGGGCTGGGCGTCATGGCAAGCCTCTACCTCGCGGGCCACCTGAGTGACCAGTTCGGGCGACGCCGCATGATCGCGATCGCCACTGCCGTCTCTCTGGTGAGCGCGGCGATCTTCATCGGTTCGCCGTCCGTGCCGG
This region of Dermacoccus nishinomiyaensis genomic DNA includes:
- the cydB gene encoding cytochrome d ubiquinol oxidase subunit II, whose translation is MELTTFWFIIIGVLWTGYFVLEGFDFGVGMLLPVLGKGKAEATGVTDPVTDHIGENERRRRVMLNTIGPVWDGNEVWVLTAGGATFAAFPNWYATLFSGAYLPLLLILVALIVRNMGFEYRHKRDSDGWRRGWDAAIVFGSFLPAILWGVALTNIVHGLPINQDMEYTGNLLTMLNPVSLLGGVTTMLVFMTHGCFFVALKTDGAIRHDARALGTKIGLAAAVAAVVLLLWLGIEGGSVWSWITTVALAVIFLTGLFFNMRGKEGLAFLCTFVAIALFVLTYFLMLFPNVMPSSTNPAWSLTTTNAASSHHTLVIMTWVALIFTPIVLIYQSWTYWVFRKRITTRHIPKAVDPSRPDPIKVH
- a CDS encoding cytochrome ubiquinol oxidase subunit I yields the protein MDALELARWQFAITTVYHFLFVPITIGLSAVVAGYHTAWLRTGNTQHLRVAKFLGKLFTINFALGLVTGIVQEFQFGMNWSDYSRFVGDIFGAPLAIEALLAFFLESTFLGLWIFGWGRLPKKLHAATIWIVHIGTVLSAYFILAANSFMQNPVGYKYNPTTHRAELTDFVAVLTNKVQLVTFPHVIASSYMVGGAVVMGVMLWNLRKRTLAAEAIKGETLEGRSDGSTGATKLASTSDDLTMYRKGSRVGAIVLLVSSLFVVITGDLQGKVMTEVQPMKMAAAEALYETQEKDAPFSIFTVGTRDGKQEKFAVTVPNLLSFLATGDFHGKVEGINNLEESQRAKYSGNELTAADTYAPNIMWSYWSFRWMMGWGAISMLIACWVLWLTRKGRNATNRWMGPAALVGALSPVAAMSIGWIFTEIGRQPWIVNGLMTTKQGVSPSVTSGEVLTSMIVFTLLYGALAVVEVKLFMDYMKKGAEPVASDGEDLPGGHDDGHGSAGSDDDELAFAY